A region from the Candidatus Syntrophosphaera sp. genome encodes:
- a CDS encoding Ig-like domain-containing protein — protein sequence MKNTKILTLCAVMVIFFACLKAQSHDWLWVTGNNPGVSHGNAIARDNLDNIYITGDFQGTAYFGSSTITSVGSWDVFVAKLDKDGNWLWASRAGGTDVEWSNGIAVDNSGNVYITGAFYATAVFGTTSLTSAGDLDTFIAKLDTNGNWVWAKRSGGISSDEGFSLCVDDDGNVYYTGNFRGTASFGTTNLISSGSTDVFTAKLDSAGNWLWASQAGGSSGEEGHGIAADSSGKIYLTGNFWGTSQFGSTTLVASGPYANSFVAKMDSDGNWLWAKRAAMYNGTGNAIAVGSNGNLLVTGWFYGTAEFGATSLTSSGLEDIYIAGMDSNSNWLWAQRAGGGGYDSGNGIAVDMEGNAMITGNFNGTASFGSQTLYSSGSSDLFFAKLDAGGNWIQAIKAGGTSTDEGMGIVLDNSGKAYLTGEYRNTAYFGPYSLTSSDPGARAFVAKLSVREISLLSAPAMDFGSLTIGGQSEWQAVALSNEGTPNITISEIYFDGDPQHYELAENPGSLVLAPGDSTTLMVRFNPQEAGIHNDILHIINNSGNQPDLQIALSGVAQFPLWSGNMVVSQNVVVPHGIILQVEPGTQVQFAPGTGIDVHGSLQAPGTQDGWITFTAQNEALGWDGLAFLGENTLADSSYLAYCQISHGLAGPGDLPEGGLVHVDGYDALTLVNCVLNEGTADQGGALALLNSSAEIYNCVLHHNNAASGGGAVYLNNSNSLLAHLTIADNASTAGPGAILAENSGSARIFGCNIWDNGESPLSGDILVMYSNVQGGWPGSTNIASDPRFDPNYPGHYALSSTSSCLNRGIPDPASYPLLPDFDIIGNPRVHAHTQSAYNRPDIGACEFAGILDPTDFSATDGNNDYPGHVYLSWSYSSAYLPNDGFQIYRDGSLLVTLYPHITSYADYSAIPGQQHAYTVLAYAGGETSNPISDTGYIKPNGIITGKVETPNNNPVAGVLISLDPSEGHCLEFGPGSYFQVEVPNADLSAAFTLEAWFKTASADIALLSKLDEAETDLKELRIDASGRLLYTDGVSTLAQSGDSPAVNDNAWHHVALAYDASQGRGYLYLDGISVADASVIFSDTPGGMLYVQDDAFTGFIDDIRLWNLARTEAQIQSWRNLIPAWNSPGLIGYWAMNEGLGSQVFDATNNAHIASTNAAWSSAGPGVLLGAVTGNWGEYVISQIPYGNYTTFTVTPSKPGHMFQPEQRLVTLSQSNISANNVDFTDNSLIPISGHVIFYDTVCPVVGATIYLNGSQAVPLVLTNTEGYYVLEVEHGTACLVSVEYKGHTFDRTWDLGEVTYPRTDIDFQDVFTTGLFVQVVGGSDDWPLGDFDVALNSVDGLYTRVVTGQDWFTGMVLVSTIPPLDFNVTVNPAGDDPFNLAVDDQFQSLKTKHLDLRDADADPDTLRYEWRAPLQAEVIWPDGLELKYFADDSEQLYGFYVLDQNVWVELELRAFEDYSLPAFPGRKTFLTACDILVSDDVGAIGSTEANFSGEQSYTYRFAPYLPNILDGGARPYQNLLEVTIHDTALERFATHADWVITQGARPTESTYATTSPEIPFLILHDPPGDSSYSSFRESSSSSVAWGVSVSSAYEQGNQVSVHLGPTISVSAGPSFFSVQSTTDYIFDLDFGYSCQTVQTNASEVSYTFTTSEEYRTSDQDLLIGRESDLYVGGALNLIWGLTRELLWDDDTQEVTLRNNVMVVPDGFDTVYMYTEAQILNNVIPNLIAIGDTSSAAMWQSYVDMNASNIANALPNPNHPANVSFNAGAGYLFEETSSVSSSQTIVFEQTVSESFGTEIGLVINGMGGSLGFTFETALTLGSSQTGSYATETAVSFELADDDEVSHLNFQPDYFTVDIKKDPVYGTPVFDLLAGASSNRWERNTLPRDGVSFSANTYTASGLQDGETAAFLLQLGNTSQTGEHRRYFLTLLHATNPGGATILINGLPVVDRMAFDVPPGQQVQAVMTVAQGPAAYEYEGLTLEFFAEGDRGHEGPEGHAFWVTRGFNVYWEPPYSRVSIARPEDGWIVNQASNNSLEMMLTGYDLSKPDFNSLLLEYKRPAAIDWLPALEIPRDSLLAHPNYIIVAWDVSSLSDGPWQIRAGTTDNIQSNYYTASLNGTLDRTSPAVWGLPQPSDGILGLGDLISVTFTEPIDPNSVLPGSVSLIITRTGLPVDINVQASGNAVSIVPLIANYWLENETLEATVQGLTDLHGNPLAAPVSWEFFVNANPVYWTQPKIELIKALGEPLSVSAQLHNSGGQYSSFSIAGLPQWLTAVPGSGNLLPLETQSITFNISEQLGYGVFRDTVYADIPALGREPLAFEISVLADPPAWASVPLGNFDHSLSITGQLFLEGEISADPNDVIGAFVLDPASQTLVCRGFASLISVPWLPGSYQFYLTVHSDLDSGEELFFRVWDSSQNKEHWGIQEQFFFSSGAVYGTPLDPVLIHVNPELYSSKPCSAGWNWLSVNLESPSMDLDDVLASLQPSANDLIKSQTAYAQYVPGLGWVGDLQSVSTTQGLKLKLAQPDELSVIGLLEDPAATPINYASGWNWIGYLPHVSISVNEALANLANSATGDLIKGQNGYAQYIAGYGWYGSLLFLEPGAGYMLKTSSSGSFTYPDYEIPRGDQIDIYARELQRLRDPSGWQVDPAAYEFTSNITCVVLQNGLPLDTSNALLGAFYGDACRGIAAPVWVVDKWVFFLTQYSNVQNQTLSYKVWLADTNEIFTAAEALPFVNNQVLGDPLAPFEFHIGPADLGTPQNILLQIVAGSLILSWDEVSGAGLYKVFASDIPDADFADITSSGSFTTGSGRVSWTCSQPVQNRRFYLVRSATSSIRK from the coding sequence ATGAAGAACACCAAGATTTTAACCCTATGTGCCGTTATGGTTATTTTCTTTGCCTGCCTCAAAGCGCAATCACATGATTGGCTTTGGGTGACCGGAAACAACCCAGGAGTGTCGCATGGCAATGCAATTGCCAGGGATAATTTGGACAACATTTATATCACTGGTGATTTCCAAGGCACCGCCTACTTTGGGTCCTCAACTATCACCAGTGTCGGATCCTGGGATGTGTTCGTCGCCAAGCTCGACAAAGATGGAAACTGGCTCTGGGCAAGCCGGGCCGGAGGAACGGACGTTGAATGGAGCAATGGGATAGCCGTTGATAACTCCGGAAATGTTTACATCACCGGGGCTTTCTATGCTACTGCTGTTTTTGGCACTACCTCATTGACAAGCGCGGGTGATCTGGATACTTTCATCGCCAAGTTGGATACGAATGGCAACTGGGTCTGGGCGAAAAGGTCCGGAGGGATCAGCAGTGACGAAGGTTTCAGCCTGTGTGTCGACGATGACGGCAATGTCTATTACACAGGCAATTTTCGTGGAACAGCCAGCTTTGGCACAACCAACCTAATCAGCAGCGGATCCACCGACGTTTTCACGGCCAAGCTGGATTCAGCCGGAAACTGGCTCTGGGCAAGTCAAGCGGGAGGATCATCCGGCGAAGAGGGACATGGAATCGCCGCCGACAGCAGTGGCAAGATCTATCTCACAGGCAATTTCTGGGGAACGTCCCAATTTGGCAGCACGACCCTTGTAGCCAGCGGCCCGTATGCAAACAGCTTTGTTGCCAAGATGGACAGTGATGGAAACTGGCTCTGGGCAAAGAGGGCGGCAATGTATAATGGAACAGGCAACGCCATTGCCGTAGGCAGCAACGGGAACCTGCTGGTCACAGGGTGGTTTTACGGGACTGCTGAGTTTGGCGCGACCTCATTAACCAGCAGCGGATTGGAAGATATTTACATAGCCGGGATGGACAGCAATTCGAACTGGTTGTGGGCACAGCGGGCGGGCGGAGGCGGATATGACAGTGGCAATGGGATCGCAGTTGATATGGAGGGTAACGCGATGATCACGGGGAACTTTAATGGGACAGCTAGTTTTGGTTCCCAAACCTTGTATAGCAGTGGATCATCGGATTTGTTCTTCGCAAAATTGGATGCTGGGGGCAATTGGATCCAGGCCATCAAAGCCGGAGGAACTAGTACGGACGAGGGTATGGGGATCGTTTTGGACAACAGCGGAAAAGCTTATCTAACTGGCGAATACAGAAACACCGCTTATTTTGGCCCATACTCCCTTACCAGTTCGGATCCTGGCGCGCGCGCCTTCGTCGCCAAACTCAGCGTTAGAGAGATCAGCCTGTTATCGGCTCCTGCCATGGATTTTGGCTCCCTAACCATCGGCGGGCAATCAGAATGGCAGGCCGTGGCCTTAAGCAATGAGGGAACCCCGAATATTACTATCAGCGAGATTTACTTCGACGGAGATCCACAACACTATGAGCTTGCAGAGAACCCTGGCAGCTTGGTATTGGCTCCCGGGGATTCCACCACCCTGATGGTGCGTTTCAATCCCCAGGAAGCAGGAATTCATAACGATATTCTGCATATTATAAACAACTCCGGTAATCAGCCGGATCTGCAGATAGCCCTCTCCGGAGTGGCGCAGTTTCCCCTCTGGTCTGGCAACATGGTAGTGAGCCAAAACGTCGTCGTTCCCCACGGGATAATCCTGCAGGTGGAACCCGGGACGCAGGTGCAATTCGCGCCTGGCACGGGAATTGACGTCCATGGCAGTCTCCAGGCCCCGGGTACGCAGGATGGCTGGATCACTTTCACCGCCCAGAATGAAGCCCTGGGCTGGGACGGCCTGGCCTTTTTGGGCGAAAACACCCTTGCGGACAGCTCTTATCTGGCTTATTGCCAGATCAGCCACGGCCTGGCGGGTCCCGGAGACCTGCCCGAAGGCGGATTGGTCCATGTGGACGGCTATGACGCTCTGACCCTCGTCAATTGTGTCCTGAATGAAGGAACCGCCGATCAAGGCGGCGCCCTGGCCCTGCTTAATTCCTCCGCGGAAATCTACAACTGCGTGCTGCATCACAACAATGCCGCCAGCGGTGGCGGGGCCGTCTATCTGAACAACTCCAACTCCCTGCTGGCCCATCTGACCATCGCGGACAACGCTTCCACGGCCGGTCCGGGGGCCATTCTGGCAGAAAACTCAGGCAGCGCCAGGATCTTCGGCTGCAACATCTGGGACAATGGAGAAAGTCCTCTCTCCGGCGACATACTGGTGATGTATAGCAACGTCCAGGGCGGTTGGCCCGGCTCCACCAATATCGCTTCGGACCCGCGCTTCGACCCCAACTACCCCGGCCATTATGCCCTCAGTTCCACCTCTTCCTGTCTGAACCGGGGGATCCCCGATCCCGCCAGCTATCCGCTGTTGCCGGATTTCGACATCATCGGCAATCCACGCGTCCATGCCCACACCCAAAGCGCCTACAACCGCCCGGACATCGGCGCCTGTGAATTCGCCGGGATCCTGGATCCCACGGACTTTTCCGCCACCGACGGCAACAATGATTATCCCGGGCACGTATATCTGAGTTGGAGCTATTCCAGCGCCTACCTGCCCAACGACGGTTTCCAGATCTATCGCGACGGCTCGCTGCTGGTGACCCTCTATCCCCACATCACCAGCTACGCCGATTACAGCGCCATTCCGGGACAGCAGCATGCCTACACCGTGCTGGCCTACGCGGGCGGGGAAACCTCCAATCCGATCTCGGACACCGGCTACATCAAGCCCAACGGCATCATCACCGGCAAGGTGGAAACCCCCAACAACAATCCCGTGGCCGGGGTGTTGATCTCGCTTGACCCATCGGAAGGCCACTGCCTGGAATTCGGCCCCGGATCCTATTTCCAGGTGGAAGTCCCGAACGCCGACCTGAGCGCCGCCTTCACCCTGGAAGCCTGGTTCAAAACGGCTTCCGCGGATATCGCCCTGCTCTCCAAACTTGACGAGGCGGAAACCGACCTCAAAGAGCTGCGGATCGACGCCTCCGGCAGGCTGCTCTATACCGACGGAGTCTCGACCCTGGCCCAGTCAGGCGATTCCCCCGCTGTGAACGACAACGCCTGGCACCACGTGGCTTTAGCCTACGACGCCAGCCAGGGCAGGGGCTATCTCTATCTGGATGGGATCAGCGTGGCGGATGCCTCAGTGATCTTTTCCGATACCCCCGGAGGCATGCTATATGTACAGGATGACGCCTTCACCGGATTTATCGACGACATCCGGCTCTGGAATCTGGCCCGCACGGAAGCCCAGATCCAGAGCTGGAGAAACCTCATCCCGGCTTGGAATTCCCCGGGCCTGATCGGCTACTGGGCCATGAACGAAGGCCTGGGCAGCCAGGTCTTTGACGCCACCAACAACGCCCACATCGCCAGCACCAACGCCGCCTGGAGCAGCGCGGGACCTGGCGTTTTGCTCGGCGCCGTCACCGGCAACTGGGGCGAATACGTGATCTCCCAGATCCCCTATGGCAACTACACCACCTTCACCGTCACCCCCAGCAAGCCGGGGCACATGTTCCAGCCCGAACAACGCCTCGTGACCCTCTCCCAGAGCAACATCAGCGCCAACAACGTCGATTTCACCGATAATTCCCTGATCCCCATCTCCGGGCATGTGATTTTCTACGACACGGTCTGCCCCGTGGTGGGCGCCACGATCTACCTGAACGGCTCTCAGGCCGTGCCTTTGGTGCTGACCAATACCGAAGGCTACTATGTGCTGGAAGTGGAGCACGGAACGGCTTGCCTGGTCTCGGTGGAATACAAGGGCCACACTTTCGACCGGACCTGGGACCTGGGCGAGGTCACCTATCCCCGCACCGATATCGATTTTCAGGATGTCTTCACCACCGGGCTGTTCGTCCAGGTGGTGGGAGGTTCTGATGACTGGCCCCTGGGGGATTTCGACGTCGCTCTGAACTCCGTGGACGGGCTCTACACCCGCGTCGTGACCGGACAGGACTGGTTCACAGGCATGGTCCTGGTCTCCACCATTCCGCCTCTGGATTTCAATGTGACCGTAAATCCCGCCGGGGACGACCCCTTCAACCTGGCTGTGGATGACCAGTTCCAGTCACTCAAAACGAAGCATCTTGATTTGCGGGACGCGGACGCGGACCCGGACACACTGCGCTATGAATGGCGCGCGCCTTTGCAGGCGGAGGTGATCTGGCCGGACGGACTGGAACTGAAATACTTCGCGGACGACAGCGAGCAGCTCTACGGCTTCTACGTTTTGGACCAGAACGTGTGGGTGGAACTGGAACTCCGGGCCTTTGAGGATTACAGCCTGCCCGCCTTCCCGGGACGCAAGACCTTCCTCACCGCTTGCGACATCCTGGTTTCAGACGATGTGGGCGCCATCGGCTCCACCGAAGCCAATTTCTCCGGCGAACAGAGCTACACCTATCGCTTCGCGCCCTATCTGCCCAACATCCTGGACGGAGGGGCCCGCCCCTATCAGAACCTGCTCGAGGTAACCATCCACGACACCGCGCTGGAACGCTTTGCCACTCACGCGGATTGGGTGATAACCCAGGGCGCCCGGCCCACCGAAAGCACCTACGCCACCACCTCTCCGGAAATCCCGTTCCTGATCCTGCACGATCCCCCCGGAGACTCCAGCTATTCCTCCTTCCGCGAGTCCAGCAGCAGCAGCGTCGCCTGGGGCGTCTCCGTCAGCAGCGCCTATGAGCAGGGCAATCAGGTCAGCGTCCATCTGGGGCCGACTATCTCCGTCTCGGCGGGTCCCTCCTTCTTCTCGGTCCAATCCACCACGGACTACATCTTCGACCTGGATTTCGGCTATTCCTGCCAGACGGTCCAAACCAACGCCAGCGAGGTCTCCTACACCTTCACCACCAGCGAGGAATACCGCACCTCGGACCAGGACCTGCTGATCGGGCGCGAATCCGACCTCTACGTCGGCGGCGCGCTGAACCTGATCTGGGGCCTCACCCGCGAATTGCTCTGGGATGACGACACACAAGAGGTCACCCTGCGGAACAACGTCATGGTGGTGCCCGACGGCTTCGACACCGTCTACATGTACACCGAGGCCCAGATCCTGAACAACGTGATCCCGAACCTCATCGCCATCGGAGACACCAGCTCCGCCGCCATGTGGCAAAGCTATGTGGACATGAATGCATCCAACATCGCCAACGCCCTTCCCAATCCCAACCATCCAGCCAACGTTTCCTTCAACGCCGGGGCGGGCTACCTGTTTGAAGAAACCTCCAGCGTGAGTTCCAGCCAGACCATTGTTTTCGAACAGACCGTGAGCGAATCCTTCGGTACGGAGATCGGCCTGGTGATCAACGGAATGGGCGGCTCACTTGGATTCACCTTCGAAACGGCCCTCACCCTGGGATCTTCCCAGACGGGCTCCTACGCGACCGAAACCGCGGTCAGCTTTGAATTGGCCGATGACGACGAGGTCAGCCACCTGAACTTCCAGCCGGATTATTTCACGGTGGATATCAAAAAGGATCCCGTCTATGGCACCCCCGTCTTTGACCTCTTGGCTGGGGCTTCCTCCAACCGCTGGGAGCGGAATACCCTGCCCCGTGACGGGGTCAGCTTCTCCGCCAACACCTACACCGCCAGCGGCCTCCAGGACGGCGAAACAGCCGCCTTCCTGCTCCAATTGGGCAACACTTCCCAAACAGGCGAACACCGGCGCTATTTCCTCACCCTCCTGCACGCCACCAATCCCGGCGGCGCCACTATCCTGATCAACGGACTGCCCGTGGTGGACAGAATGGCCTTTGATGTGCCTCCCGGACAGCAGGTTCAGGCCGTGATGACCGTCGCTCAGGGCCCCGCCGCCTATGAATATGAGGGCCTCACCCTGGAATTCTTTGCCGAAGGCGACCGCGGGCATGAGGGCCCGGAAGGCCACGCTTTCTGGGTCACGCGAGGCTTCAACGTGTATTGGGAACCGCCCTACAGCCGCGTCAGCATAGCCAGGCCGGAGGATGGCTGGATCGTGAACCAGGCCTCGAACAACAGCCTGGAGATGATGCTCACCGGCTATGACCTCTCCAAGCCGGATTTCAACTCCCTGCTCCTTGAGTACAAGCGCCCGGCCGCGATAGACTGGCTGCCTGCTCTGGAAATCCCGCGCGACAGCCTGCTTGCCCATCCCAACTACATAATCGTTGCTTGGGACGTTTCAAGCCTCTCCGACGGGCCCTGGCAGATCCGGGCCGGTACCACGGACAACATCCAATCCAACTATTACACGGCTTCCCTGAACGGTACGCTGGACCGGACTTCCCCGGCGGTCTGGGGCCTGCCTCAGCCCTCGGACGGGATCCTGGGCCTGGGCGACCTGATCTCGGTCACTTTCACCGAGCCCATCGATCCCAATTCCGTCCTGCCTGGCTCTGTTTCACTCATCATCACGCGTACCGGTCTGCCGGTCGACATCAACGTCCAGGCCAGCGGCAACGCGGTTTCCATCGTGCCCCTGATCGCCAATTACTGGCTGGAGAACGAGACCCTGGAGGCCACGGTGCAGGGCTTGACGGACCTCCATGGCAATCCGCTCGCCGCGCCGGTCTCCTGGGAGTTTTTCGTGAACGCCAATCCAGTGTACTGGACCCAGCCCAAGATCGAACTGATCAAGGCCCTGGGCGAACCCCTGAGTGTGAGCGCCCAGCTCCACAACTCCGGAGGCCAGTATTCCAGCTTCAGCATCGCGGGTCTGCCCCAGTGGCTCACGGCTGTGCCAGGCTCCGGAAATCTGCTGCCTCTGGAGACCCAGTCCATCACCTTCAACATCAGCGAGCAGCTTGGCTATGGCGTTTTCCGGGATACTGTCTACGCGGATATTCCCGCCCTGGGACGCGAGCCTCTGGCCTTTGAGATCAGCGTTTTGGCCGATCCACCCGCCTGGGCTTCCGTGCCGCTGGGCAATTTCGACCATTCCCTGTCCATCACCGGCCAACTCTTCCTGGAAGGCGAGATTTCCGCCGATCCCAACGACGTCATCGGCGCCTTTGTCCTCGATCCGGCCTCCCAAACCCTTGTCTGCCGCGGCTTCGCGTCCCTCATCAGCGTTCCCTGGCTGCCAGGCTCGTATCAATTCTACCTCACCGTCCACAGCGATCTTGATTCCGGCGAAGAGCTCTTCTTCCGGGTTTGGGATTCCTCCCAGAACAAGGAGCATTGGGGCATCCAGGAGCAGTTCTTCTTCTCTTCAGGAGCGGTTTATGGCACACCCCTGGACCCGGTGCTCATCCACGTAAATCCGGAGCTCTACTCTTCCAAGCCCTGCTCCGCCGGCTGGAACTGGCTCTCCGTGAACCTGGAGAGCCCATCCATGGACCTGGACGACGTTCTGGCCAGCCTCCAGCCCTCCGCCAACGACCTTATCAAGAGCCAGACCGCCTACGCCCAATACGTTCCCGGACTCGGCTGGGTGGGCGATCTGCAATCGGTCTCCACCACCCAGGGCCTGAAGCTCAAACTGGCCCAGCCTGATGAACTGAGCGTGATCGGACTGCTGGAGGATCCGGCCGCCACGCCGATAAATTATGCCAGCGGTTGGAATTGGATCGGCTACCTGCCCCACGTCAGCATCAGTGTGAACGAGGCTTTGGCCAACCTCGCCAATTCCGCCACCGGCGACCTCATCAAAGGCCAGAACGGCTACGCGCAATACATCGCGGGTTATGGCTGGTACGGCTCCCTGCTGTTCCTGGAACCCGGGGCCGGATACATGCTCAAGACGTCTTCCAGCGGGAGTTTCACCTATCCGGATTATGAGATCCCGCGGGGCGATCAGATCGATATCTACGCCCGGGAACTCCAGCGGCTCAGGGATCCAAGCGGCTGGCAGGTCGATCCCGCCGCCTATGAATTCACCTCAAACATCACCTGCGTGGTCCTGCAAAACGGCCTGCCCCTGGATACCTCCAACGCCCTGCTGGGCGCCTTTTACGGCGATGCATGCCGGGGAATCGCGGCTCCGGTCTGGGTGGTGGACAAATGGGTGTTTTTCCTCACCCAGTATTCCAACGTGCAAAACCAAACCCTCTCCTACAAGGTCTGGCTGGCCGATACGAATGAGATCTTCACCGCCGCCGAGGCCCTGCCCTTCGTGAACAACCAGGTCCTGGGCGATCCGCTCGCGCCCTTCGAGTTCCATATCGGCCCCGCGGACCTGGGCACACCCCAAAACATCCTCCTGCAGATCGTTGCTGGCTCGCTCATCCTGAGCTGGGACGAGGTCTCCGGCGCCGGGCTCTACAAGGTCTTCGCTTCCGACATTCCGGACGCGGACTTCGCGGACATCACTTCCTCTGGATCCTTCACAACAGGCTCCGGACGGGTTTCCTGGACCTGCTCCCAGCCCGTCCAAAACCGCCGTTTCTACCTTGTGCGGTCTGCCACCTCAAGCATCCGTAAATAG